Proteins encoded together in one Salmo salar chromosome ssa08, Ssal_v3.1, whole genome shotgun sequence window:
- the LOC123723951 gene encoding CD209 antigen-like protein C gives MSEEIYENRDGFKGKKPDETMNIDDHIPINKRPIMPCKKDGVGDQHSVFCQWWKRYSGAAAVCLGLLCVLLLAGIIGLLLYQRNQLTSSNTMTKERYQLQISGNNLTEERDQLQTSNNTLTKERDQQQTIDNTLIKERDQLQTRYNTLTKERDQLQTRYNTLTEERDQLQKETERLKQSLVEKVCPQGWKKLGSSCYYVSTDSKSWEESRQDCRNRGAHLVVINSQEKQTLVNWLCGRKNYVWIGLTDSVSEGTWKWVDDTPLTTKYWNSGDPNGGRAENCVYFYSWTSDKGEWWDYDCSYKYRWICEK, from the exons ATGTCAGAGGAAATCTATGAAAACAGAGATGGATTTAAAGGGAAAAAACCAGATGAGACCATGAATATTGATGATCATATACCCATCAACAAAAGACCCATCATGCCCTGCAAGAAGGATGGAGTTGGTGATCAACATTCAG TGTTTTGTCAGTGGTGGAAGAGATACTCTGGAGctgctgcagtgtgtctggggctgctgtgtgttctcctactggctgggatcataggcctCTTACTCTACC AGAGAAACCAATTGACCAGCTCCAACACCATGACCAAAGAGAGATACCAGTTACAGATCAGCGGAAACAacctgactgaagagagagaccagctacagactagCAACAACAcgctgaccaaagagagagaccagcaacAGACCATCGACAACACTCTgatcaaagagagagaccagctacagaccagatacaacaccctgaccaaagagagagaccagctacagaccagatacaacaccctgaccgaagagagagaccagctacagaaagagacagaacgTCTGAAACAATCTTTAGTTGAGAAAG TGTGTCCTCAAGGATGGAAGAAGCTTGGTAGCAGTTGTTACTACGTCTCTACTGATTCCAAATCCtgggaggagagcagacaggactgcAGAAATAGAGGAGCACACCTGGTGGTCATCAACAGCCaagagaaacag ACATTGGTCAATTGGTTATGTGGACGGAAGAACTATgtctggattggtctgactgactctgtttcTGAGGGGACCTGGAAATGGGTGGACGACACACCACTGACCACAAA gtattggaacagtggagaTCCTAATGGTGGAAGAGCTGAGAACTGTGTGTATTTCTACTCCTGGACATCAGACAAAGGAGAATGGTGGGACTATGACTGTTCCTATAAATACAGATGGATCTGTGAGAAATAG
- the LOC123744259 gene encoding C-type lectin domain family 4 member M-like: MELVINIQRGLLQTSNNTLIKERDQLQTSYNTLTKERDQLQTSHNTLTKERDQLQTSYNTLTKEKDQLQTSYNTLTKERDQLQTNYNTLTKEKDKLQTSYNTLTKERDQLQTSCNTLTKERDQLQKEIERLKQSSVEKGWKKLGSSCYYVSTESKSWEESRQDCRNRGAHLVVINSQEQQTLVNWLCGRKNYVWIGLTDSVTEGTWKWVDNTPLTTKYWNSGDPNGGRAENCVYFYSWTSDKGEWWDYDCSYKYRWICEK; the protein is encoded by the exons ATGGAGTTGGTGATCAACATTCAG AGAGGCCTGCTACAGACTAGCAATAACACTCTgatcaaagagagagaccagcttcagaccagttacaacaccctgaccaaagagagagaccagctacagaccagtcacaacaccctgaccaaagagagagaccagctacagaccagttacaacaccttGACCAAAGAgaaagaccagctacagaccagttacaacaccctgaccaaagagagagaccagcttcaGACCAATTACAACACCTTGACCAAAGAGAAAGACAAGctacagaccagctacaacaccctgaccaaagagagagaccagctacagaccagttgcaacaccctgaccaaagagagagaccagctacagaaagaGATAGAACGTCTGAAACAATCTTCAGTTGAGAAAG GATGGAAGAAGCTTGGTAGCAGTTGTTACTACGTCTCTACTGAGTCCAAATCCtgggaggagagcagacaggactgcAGAAATAGAGGAGCACACCTGGTGGTCATCAACAGCCAAGaacaacag ACATTGGTCAATTGGTTATGTGGACGGAAGAACTATgtctggattggtctgactgactctgttactgaggGGACCTGGAAATGGGTGGACAACACACCACTGACCACAAA gtattggaacagtggagaTCCTAATGGTGGAAGAGCTGAGAACTGTGTGTATTTCTACTCCTGGACATCAGACAAAGGAGAATGGTGGGACTATGACTGTTCCTATAAATACAGATGGATCTGTGAGAAATAG